The following are from one region of the Stanieria sp. NIES-3757 genome:
- a CDS encoding aldo/keto reductase, which yields METKKLGNTDITISAIGLGGMPMSLSDRPSESQSIAVIHKALDRGVTLIDTADSYCRDESDKHHNERLIAKALSQYEEDTSHVTVATKGGLMRPNGSWTRNGNPAHLRETIAQNYQALGGEKPITLWQYHAPDPNYTIKSALTPAKEAVEQGLIHYIGVSNFSVEQIKQAQEVVNIVSVQNQYNPWHRQPEFDGVIDYCEQEGLTFFPWSPLGGSSRVSRLQDIPVIAHLAAQEGISVYQIVLAWLRAKSPCIVPIPGASKISSIEDSIKAVEVKLSQQQVEKIDAQLTQ from the coding sequence ATGGAAACTAAAAAACTTGGCAATACAGATATAACGATTAGTGCCATTGGTTTAGGAGGGATGCCAATGTCATTAAGCGATCGCCCTTCGGAGTCTCAGTCTATTGCAGTGATTCATAAAGCTCTTGATCGTGGAGTGACTTTGATTGATACGGCTGATTCTTACTGTCGAGATGAATCGGATAAACATCACAATGAACGTTTAATTGCCAAAGCACTTTCTCAATATGAGGAAGATACTAGTCACGTTACTGTTGCTACTAAAGGGGGTTTAATGCGTCCTAATGGTAGTTGGACTCGTAATGGCAATCCTGCTCATCTCCGTGAAACTATTGCTCAAAATTATCAAGCTCTAGGTGGAGAAAAACCAATTACTTTATGGCAATATCACGCACCTGACCCTAACTATACAATTAAATCGGCTTTGACTCCAGCCAAAGAAGCAGTAGAACAAGGTTTGATTCATTATATCGGTGTTTCTAATTTTTCTGTTGAGCAAATCAAACAAGCACAAGAAGTAGTAAATATTGTTTCAGTTCAAAATCAATACAATCCTTGGCATCGTCAACCTGAATTTGATGGAGTAATAGATTATTGCGAACAAGAAGGTTTAACTTTTTTTCCCTGGAGTCCTTTGGGCGGAAGTAGCCGTGTTAGCCGTTTGCAAGATATTCCTGTTATTGCTCACCTAGCAGCCCAAGAAGGTATCAGTGTCTATCAGATTGTTTTGGCTTGGCTACGTGCAAAATCTCCTTGTATTGTGCCTATTCCTGGCGCGAGTAAAATTTCTAGTATTGAAGATTCAATTAAGGCAGTTGAAGTTAAATTATCTCAGCAGCAAGTCGAAAAAATTGATGCCCAACTAACACAGTAA